A stretch of Lactuca sativa cultivar Salinas chromosome 6, Lsat_Salinas_v11, whole genome shotgun sequence DNA encodes these proteins:
- the LOC111905458 gene encoding polygalacturonase encodes MVTKLNIVPVLMIFLLFQYSYSAKVTYNVLSFGAKANGRLDSRSAFLKAWGLACNSTNPAIIYVPIGRYLIGSAITFSGQTCKSKAITMKIDGTLVAPSTYNAVGNAQVWIKFYRTNHVTISGGTLDAQGSSLWACKSSGKTCPKGATTLGIYHSQNIVISNLRSLNSQMFHILLYACTNAKLQGVSISAPGLSPNTDGIHLSSSTGVTILNSKISTGDDCISIGPGNSNIWIEKVVCGPGHGISIGSLGWDVIEAGVQNVTVKTATFIGSDNGLRIKTWARRSNGFVKDVVFQHASMVNVKNPILIDANYCPNNENCPNQVSGVKISNVLYEDVHGTSATRVAVKFDCRKGKPCTNIRLKDVNLKYAGQPAVSSCSFAAGTASGLLQPTSCL; translated from the exons ATGGTCACCAAACTAAATATTGTTCCAGTCTTGATGATTTTCCTCCTCTTTCAGTACTCATATTCAGCAAAGGTAACATATAACGTCCTAAGTTTTGGAGCCAAAGCCAATGGGCGCTTAGACTCAAGAAGTGCATTCCTAAAAGCATGGGGTTTGGCCTGTAATTCAACAAATCCCGCCATCATCTATGTACCCATTGGCAGGTACTTGATTGGTTCTGCAATCACATTCTCCGGCCAAACATGTAAGAGCAAAGCCATCACAATGAAGATAGATGGTACTTTGGTGGCTCCCTCAACGTATAATGCTGTAGGCAACGCCCAAGTTTGGATTAAGTTTTACCGGACTAACCATGTTACAATCTCCGGTGGAACCCTTGATGCCCAAGGTTCTTCTCTATGGGCCTGCAAATCCTCTGGAAAGACATGTCCTAAAGGAGCTACG ACACTTGGCATCTACCATTCCCAAAACATAGTGATCAGTAATTTAAGGTCATTAAACAGCCAAATGTTCCACATCCTGTTATATGCATGCACCAATGCCAAGCTACAAGGGGTGAGCATCTCAGCACCCGGGCTCAGCCCAAACACAGATGGTATCCATTTATCATCTTCCACAGGCGTCACTATCTTGAATTCTAAGATCTCCACAGGGGACGACTGCATCTCCATTGGCCCTGGCAATTCTAACATCTGGATAGAGAAGGTGGTTTGTGGCCCCGGTCATGGCATCAG CATCGGGAGTCTAGGTTGGGACGTTATAGAAGCGGGTGTTCAGAATGTTACTGTAAAAACTGCGACATTTATAGGTAGTGACAATGGTTTAAGGATAAAGACATGGGCAAGACGTAGCAATGGATTCGTGAAGGATGTTGTTTTCCAGCATGCAAGTATGGTGAACGTAAAAAATCCGATACTAATAGATGCAAATTACTGCCCAAACAATGAGAATTGCCCGAATCAGGTTTCAGGAGTAAAGATCAGCAACGTGCTGTATGAGGATGTACATGGAACATCAGCAACACGGGTGGCAGTGAAATTTGATTGTAGAAAGGGGAAGCCATGCACTAATATCAGACTAAAGGATGTTAACCTAAAATATGCGGGTCAACCAGCAGTCTCCTCTTGCTCCTTTGCTGCTGGTACTGCTTCTGGATTACTTCAACCTACAAGTTGTCTCTAA